One region of Candidatus Bathyarchaeota archaeon genomic DNA includes:
- a CDS encoding ABC transporter permease: MKTFDIFGYSFSAIRLRKLRAALTTLGVIIGIAAIVALLSITQGLQATITNQLNQGLSADTLIITPGSSGGFGAGNSGAGSAFGGGSTDNSGFALHVNYTDQINALSPDIVSSVAVITRGGFIETDNLNRSVTVYGVDYSTYEELYSTTFIAADGTIPQNPSNLTAVVGTRVNDPSQNGTQFFHVGDHINITWTNATTLPPVNETYTADVAGVLQKIGGFGIGGPSDTGVYIPVQQAEGFFGSDECDMILVKLANSDNATITNVTKDINDYFGNQVSVISSTAVLSLLTTVFSTIQLFLGGIAAISLLVAGIGIMNIMIVSLIERTREIGILKALGMKSRTVLTIFLGESIIIGLMGAIIGIVLGWGLAVGTAQVLGSGIMGGGGAFSIVPILTPEVLLGALAFGIGVSVIFALYPAWRASKLKPVDALRYE; encoded by the coding sequence ATGAAGACGTTTGATATTTTCGGTTACTCCTTTAGCGCAATTCGCCTTCGTAAACTCCGCGCCGCGCTTACCACGTTGGGCGTCATAATTGGCATCGCCGCGATTGTGGCTTTGCTTTCTATAACGCAGGGTTTGCAGGCTACTATCACTAACCAGCTCAATCAGGGTCTATCTGCTGATACGCTCATTATTACGCCGGGTTCAAGCGGCGGTTTTGGCGCAGGAAACTCTGGGGCTGGCTCGGCTTTTGGCGGCGGAAGCACCGATAATTCAGGTTTCGCCCTTCACGTTAACTATACCGACCAGATAAACGCGTTGTCGCCTGACATTGTATCCTCAGTTGCAGTGATAACGCGCGGCGGATTCATAGAAACAGACAACCTCAACCGCAGCGTCACCGTCTACGGCGTCGATTACTCAACCTATGAGGAACTCTACAGCACCACCTTCATAGCAGCAGACGGAACCATACCCCAAAACCCCTCAAACCTAACTGCAGTGGTTGGCACACGTGTGAATGACCCCAGCCAAAACGGCACCCAATTCTTCCACGTCGGCGACCACATCAACATCACCTGGACAAACGCAACTACCCTGCCCCCAGTCAACGAAACCTACACAGCAGACGTTGCAGGCGTACTCCAAAAAATCGGCGGCTTCGGCATCGGCGGACCATCCGACACAGGCGTCTACATCCCGGTGCAGCAAGCTGAAGGCTTCTTTGGAAGCGACGAATGCGACATGATACTGGTCAAACTCGCCAACAGCGACAACGCAACCATAACCAACGTCACCAAAGACATAAACGACTACTTCGGTAACCAAGTCTCCGTCATATCCTCAACCGCAGTGCTGAGCCTGCTCACAACCGTCTTTAGCACCATCCAGTTATTCCTAGGCGGCATCGCAGCCATCTCACTACTCGTCGCAGGCATAGGCATCATGAACATAATGATAGTCTCCCTCATCGAGCGCACCAGAGAAATAGGCATCCTCAAAGCGTTAGGCATGAAAAGCCGCACCGTGCTAACCATCTTCCTTGGTGAATCCATCATCATCGGTTTGATGGGCGCAATAATCGGCATCGTCTTAGGCTGGGGTTTAGCCGTCGGCACCGCCCAAGTCTTAGGTTCAGGTATCATGGGCGGCGGCGGAGCATTTAGCATAGTCCCCATCTTGACACCCGAGGTACTCCTTGGAGCCTTAGCATTCGGCATCGGCGTCAGCGTCATCTTTGCGTTGTACCCCGCGTGGCGCGCCTCAAAACTCAAACCCGTAGACGCTCTACGCTACGAGTAA
- a CDS encoding ABC transporter ATP-binding protein: MSSNSVPVVEAINVKKTYMLGKIPVEALRGVNLRVETGDFVSILGPSGSGKSTLLNLIGALDKPTGGNLLIDGVDIGKLNDNQLAEIRLRIGFVFQFFNLIPRLTARDNVELAMSIASKSKSQRRQHAIELLEKVGLKDRINHKPAELSGGQQQRVAIARALANNPKFLLLDEPTGNVDSKTASEVIALIKKLNTEQNVSIIMVTHDDKLAREARRTVQVFDGSITSDMVNKK, from the coding sequence ATGTCATCAAACTCGGTTCCTGTCGTTGAAGCAATCAACGTTAAAAAAACTTACATGCTGGGCAAGATCCCTGTGGAAGCCCTCCGCGGCGTGAACCTCCGAGTGGAAACCGGCGACTTCGTTTCCATTCTTGGTCCTTCAGGCAGCGGCAAATCCACTCTGCTCAACCTCATTGGTGCCCTTGACAAACCAACTGGAGGCAATCTGCTTATCGACGGCGTGGACATCGGTAAACTCAACGATAACCAACTCGCCGAGATCCGTTTACGAATCGGTTTCGTCTTTCAATTCTTCAACTTGATTCCCCGATTAACTGCACGTGACAACGTCGAATTAGCTATGTCCATAGCCAGCAAATCCAAAAGCCAGCGAAGACAACACGCCATCGAACTCCTTGAAAAAGTCGGGCTAAAAGACCGCATTAACCACAAACCCGCCGAACTCAGCGGAGGCCAACAGCAACGTGTCGCCATCGCGCGTGCTCTTGCAAATAACCCCAAATTCCTTCTGCTTGATGAACCCACAGGCAACGTGGATTCAAAAACCGCAAGCGAAGTTATTGCTCTAATCAAGAAACTCAACACTGAACAAAACGTATCCATCATAATGGTTACCCACGACGATAAATTGGCGCGGGAAGCCCGACGCACCGTGCAAGTGTTTGATGGGTCAATAACATCGGATATGGTGAACAAGAAATGA
- a CDS encoding ABC transporter permease, whose translation MTQEEQVNKSKLHGLWALTNRELKKWYQQPFVFIMGIIQPILWLALLGKAMNLSAMIPSGIPGVNQQAIMMATFGTTDYFSFMAMSMVAFTVVFTTAFTGMSVVWDKRLGFMNKVLSTPVARSTIILSKVFSASIRAMFQAAIVTVIAYVLGLQLGTNFSAFSILGVFAIVFLISVGLSSLFTALTLRATRMEMPQAIFQLITLPLMFASSAYFPIDKMPEWLQSVASVNPISYTIDAIRRLMIFSDGYTGLALDFAFVGVFAIVVTAICVVLSWRYLNK comes from the coding sequence ATGACCCAAGAAGAACAAGTCAACAAAAGCAAACTGCATGGTCTTTGGGCACTGACTAATCGTGAGCTCAAGAAGTGGTATCAGCAGCCTTTCGTATTCATCATGGGTATTATTCAGCCGATTCTGTGGTTAGCCCTACTGGGTAAAGCCATGAACTTAAGCGCCATGATTCCCAGCGGCATCCCCGGCGTGAACCAGCAAGCCATAATGATGGCGACGTTTGGCACAACCGATTACTTCAGCTTTATGGCTATGAGTATGGTTGCGTTCACGGTGGTCTTTACGACGGCGTTTACGGGTATGTCGGTGGTTTGGGATAAACGCTTAGGCTTCATGAACAAGGTTCTGAGCACCCCCGTGGCAAGGTCTACGATAATCCTCTCTAAGGTGTTCTCAGCCAGCATCCGCGCCATGTTCCAAGCAGCAATCGTAACCGTCATTGCCTACGTACTGGGGCTCCAGTTAGGAACCAACTTCAGTGCATTCAGCATTCTGGGTGTGTTCGCAATAGTGTTCCTCATAAGCGTCGGGCTCTCATCGCTATTCACTGCCTTAACTCTGCGAGCTACACGAATGGAGATGCCTCAAGCCATCTTCCAACTCATCACGCTACCGTTGATGTTTGCAAGCAGCGCCTACTTCCCCATCGACAAAATGCCCGAGTGGCTCCAATCCGTCGCAAGCGTAAACCCCATCAGCTACACCATCGACGCGATTCGTCGCCTCATGATATTTAGCGACGGATACACAGGCTTAGCCCTTGACTTCGCATTCGTCGGCGTCTTCGCCATCGTCGTCACAGCCATCTGCGTCGTGCTGTCATGGAGGTACCTAAACAAGTAA
- a CDS encoding ATP-binding cassette domain-containing protein, whose translation MSQTEDVIKVEGLTKVYNNTLKAVDHVDFSVKKGEIFGFLGPNGAGKTTTIKMLITVIRPTEGKATILGGDIAKQSMDVRAAIGVVPQEYTADEDLTGYENILLCADLYGIPRQVSKRRATELLELVELTAFKDKRVQTYSGGMRRRLELACGLINRPKVLFLDEPTLGLDVQTRAATWNYVKMLKKEFGMTLFLTTHYLEEADALCDRIAIIDHGKIVVIGSPSELKDSLGGDIITLSIQKDEDITELISKVEHVKEVKRENGGYTIKSSNGELTAPLIIEAIRKAGHVVTKLSLTKPTLNEVYMMYTGKSMRDAEESREGVMAQRMTMRRAHA comes from the coding sequence GTGAGCCAAACAGAAGACGTCATAAAAGTTGAGGGACTCACCAAAGTCTACAACAATACCCTAAAAGCCGTTGACCACGTTGATTTTAGCGTTAAGAAAGGCGAAATCTTCGGGTTCCTTGGACCCAACGGCGCAGGCAAAACCACCACCATCAAAATGCTCATCACCGTCATTCGCCCCACCGAAGGCAAAGCCACCATATTGGGCGGTGACATAGCTAAACAAAGCATGGATGTCCGCGCAGCCATAGGCGTAGTCCCTCAAGAATACACCGCTGACGAAGACCTCACTGGCTACGAAAACATTCTGCTCTGCGCTGACCTCTACGGTATCCCCCGACAAGTCTCCAAGCGACGCGCCACTGAACTCCTTGAACTCGTCGAATTAACCGCGTTTAAAGACAAACGAGTGCAAACCTACTCGGGCGGCATGCGCAGAAGACTCGAACTCGCCTGCGGCTTGATTAATCGACCCAAAGTGCTCTTCCTCGACGAACCCACCCTAGGCTTAGATGTGCAGACTCGTGCGGCGACGTGGAATTATGTGAAGATGCTCAAAAAAGAATTCGGCATGACCCTGTTCCTAACCACCCACTACCTTGAAGAAGCCGACGCCTTATGTGACCGCATCGCAATCATTGACCACGGAAAAATCGTCGTCATCGGCTCGCCGTCAGAACTCAAAGACAGCCTCGGCGGCGACATCATCACGCTAAGCATCCAAAAAGACGAAGACATAACCGAGTTAATCAGCAAAGTCGAACACGTCAAAGAAGTCAAACGCGAAAACGGCGGCTACACCATCAAATCATCCAACGGCGAATTAACTGCGCCCCTAATAATCGAAGCCATACGAAAAGCAGGTCACGTAGTTACCAAACTCTCCCTCACAAAACCCACCCTAAACGAAGTCTACATGATGTACACAGGCAAATCGATGCGTGACGCTGAAGAATCGCGTGAAGGTGTTATGGCGCAGCGGATGACTATGCGGAGGGCTCATGCATGA
- a CDS encoding PadR family transcriptional regulator, protein MDKEERNQFRDAMRQERHMMFHRRNWLRHNAMVPKGFLRYHVLSALNDKPMSGSELMDQLQKQTGGHWKPSPGSIYPLLAWLQDNQYIQELPPENGLKRYQLTQSGKELLEEQTKIREKFTADAGFMGSPFFDHFCHEVPEEKTCQIRTSLKRLMVASMAIGKTLRENYSEKTLDEALKVLDEASAKLEEMNKHLKGESP, encoded by the coding sequence ATGGATAAAGAAGAAAGAAACCAATTCCGCGACGCCATGCGCCAAGAACGCCACATGATGTTCCACCGACGCAACTGGCTCCGCCACAACGCCATGGTCCCCAAGGGCTTCCTACGCTACCACGTACTCTCAGCCCTAAACGACAAACCCATGTCAGGCAGCGAACTCATGGACCAACTCCAAAAACAAACCGGAGGACACTGGAAACCCAGCCCAGGCTCCATCTACCCCCTCCTCGCCTGGCTACAAGACAACCAATACATCCAAGAACTCCCCCCCGAAAACGGACTCAAACGCTACCAACTCACCCAAAGCGGCAAAGAACTCCTCGAAGAACAAACCAAAATCCGCGAAAAATTCACCGCAGACGCAGGATTCATGGGCAGCCCCTTCTTTGACCACTTCTGCCACGAAGTCCCCGAAGAAAAAACCTGCCAAATCCGCACCTCCCTAAAACGCCTAATGGTTGCCTCGATGGCAATCGGCAAAACTCTAAGAGAAAACTACAGCGAAAAAACCCTTGACGAAGCCCTAAAAGTCCTCGACGAAGCCTCCGCCAAACTCGAAGAAATGAACAAACACCTCAAAGGCGAATCCCCGTGA
- a CDS encoding redox-regulated ATPase YchF — MPGSYSRLLGVVGKPNTGKSTFFSAATLAAAEIANYPFTTIKPNRGVGYVRSPCVHVDFKVQDNPKNSLCLDGARLLPIELIDIAGIVPGAWEGRGLGNQFLDEIRRADALIHIVDASGGTDCEGKSCKLGEHDPVEDVQFLEKEITMWMVTILKKDWPRISRTAEQDKKGIAHHLEDRLNGLSIKKTCVNDAVRKAGLSIDKPATWTDEDFYRFVDQLRRISKPLLIVANKIDLPTSAANVERLKQLGHIVIPASAEAELALRRAAEKGLIDYKPGDGDFKITHPEKLSAGQIKGLEQIKEKILKVNGSTGVQDALNTAYYKLLDMIAVYPVEDIEHLSDHNGRVLPDAYLVPNGTTAHQFAYIIHTELGDNFLYAINAKDKRRIGEDTILKNRDVISIVSTQKRT; from the coding sequence ATGCCAGGCTCCTATTCACGACTCTTAGGCGTCGTCGGAAAACCCAACACCGGCAAATCCACCTTCTTTAGCGCCGCCACCCTAGCCGCGGCAGAAATCGCCAACTACCCCTTCACCACCATAAAACCCAACCGTGGCGTCGGCTACGTCCGCAGCCCCTGCGTACACGTCGACTTCAAAGTGCAAGACAACCCCAAAAACAGCCTATGCCTCGACGGCGCCCGCCTCCTCCCCATCGAACTCATCGACATCGCAGGCATCGTCCCCGGCGCATGGGAAGGACGCGGCTTGGGCAACCAGTTCCTTGACGAAATCCGCCGCGCCGACGCACTCATCCACATCGTGGACGCTTCAGGCGGCACGGATTGTGAGGGCAAAAGCTGCAAACTAGGCGAGCATGATCCCGTCGAAGACGTGCAGTTCCTTGAAAAAGAAATCACCATGTGGATGGTCACCATCCTCAAAAAAGATTGGCCCCGCATCTCCCGCACCGCGGAACAGGACAAGAAGGGCATCGCCCATCACCTCGAAGACCGCCTAAACGGGCTAAGCATCAAAAAAACCTGCGTCAACGACGCTGTGCGCAAGGCTGGGTTGAGTATTGATAAGCCCGCGACGTGGACGGATGAGGACTTTTATCGGTTTGTGGACCAGTTGCGCCGCATTTCTAAACCGCTTCTGATTGTGGCTAACAAGATTGATTTGCCCACCTCGGCGGCTAATGTGGAACGCCTCAAACAGCTCGGCCACATCGTCATACCCGCATCCGCCGAAGCCGAACTCGCATTGCGACGTGCTGCAGAGAAGGGCTTAATTGATTATAAGCCCGGCGATGGCGACTTCAAAATAACCCACCCCGAAAAGCTGTCTGCGGGGCAAATCAAGGGTCTCGAGCAAATCAAAGAGAAAATCCTCAAAGTCAACGGCTCCACAGGCGTCCAAGACGCTCTAAACACCGCCTACTATAAGCTGCTTGATATGATAGCCGTCTACCCCGTAGAAGACATCGAACACCTCTCCGACCACAACGGGCGCGTCCTACCCGACGCTTACTTGGTCCCCAACGGCACCACAGCCCACCAATTCGCCTACATCATCCACACCGAACTAGGCGACAACTTCCTCTACGCCATAAACGCCAAAGACAAACGCCGAATCGGCGAAGACACCATCCTAAAAAACCGAGACGTCATCAGCATCGTCAGCACACAAAAAAGAACATAA
- the uppS gene encoding polyprenyl diphosphate synthase — translation MLSAIGAYRLYENWLWHQVKNGVKPEHIAIILDGNRRWAHEQETQPMLKDKWGHGEGADTVELLLDWTHMLGVKCVTLYTFSTENFSRKSDEVTQIMALAEERFKKLIKDERLHRDKIHVKVIGRVNMLPESLQQIIGELEKATENYDGYFWNFAFAYGGRAEIVDATKKIAHQVQDGKLKIDDITEATVEKYLYTAHMTKQDPDMIIRTSGEERLSGFLLWQAAYSELLFLDVYWPDFRFIDLLRALRTFQHRKRRFGA, via the coding sequence ATGCTTTCTGCCATCGGCGCGTACAGGTTGTACGAAAACTGGTTGTGGCATCAGGTTAAAAATGGAGTCAAACCCGAACACATCGCCATCATTTTAGATGGGAACAGGCGGTGGGCGCATGAGCAAGAAACTCAACCTATGCTTAAAGACAAGTGGGGTCACGGGGAAGGCGCCGACACCGTTGAGTTGCTTCTGGATTGGACGCATATGTTGGGCGTAAAATGTGTGACGCTCTATACGTTTTCTACGGAGAATTTTTCGCGGAAAAGTGATGAGGTTACTCAGATTATGGCTTTGGCGGAGGAGCGGTTCAAAAAGCTCATTAAAGATGAGCGGTTGCATCGGGATAAAATTCACGTAAAAGTTATCGGCAGAGTTAACATGTTGCCCGAGAGCCTCCAACAAATCATTGGCGAACTCGAGAAAGCAACAGAAAACTATGACGGGTACTTCTGGAACTTCGCCTTTGCCTACGGCGGACGCGCAGAAATCGTGGATGCGACCAAAAAAATCGCGCATCAAGTCCAAGACGGCAAACTAAAAATCGACGACATCACCGAAGCCACCGTAGAAAAATACCTCTACACCGCACACATGACCAAACAAGACCCCGACATGATAATCCGCACCAGCGGCGAAGAACGCCTAAGCGGCTTTCTGCTTTGGCAGGCGGCTTATAGTGAGTTGCTGTTTTTGGATGTATACTGGCCTGATTTTCGCTTTATCGATTTGCTTCGTGCGCTTCGAACTTTCCAGCATCGAAAACGCCGCTTCGGCGCCTAA
- a CDS encoding DUF373 family protein, whose translation MANKETHEQTQKRILILCVDRDGDLEVKAAIKTPLLGRTANLDGAVALALKDPEEPDANAMFEAVRLYDRLRDEKQPQEVFEVATISGTELGDVSADRKLVAELNYLQEAFNANEVILVSDGYSDEAVLPLVQSRVPVSSVRRIVIKHSESIEETAAVFTKYVKLLVDNPKYSRIALGLPGLLVLIFGVLWAINYFIQGAIYWYGIAIVIVVGGFLLLKGFGVDRATRNFYHWARDYDPPALPIQISNYTVIAGILCIAVSVYLGIASVSGNVAPFPVDASGWLSITPRIATFFIKGIELYLVVGICIVLLGRSIRLYIERDSRVLRNVALIVMVAWSWFILDATASLIIHYYQDSGAVVGLSDTFFSSFLFTIIVGILIGVASVLLIYIINRSAKDFFRKTDNADLGAKKPEEPTSPPNILASSGGG comes from the coding sequence ATGGCTAATAAGGAAACGCACGAGCAAACGCAAAAGCGTATCCTCATTTTATGTGTCGATAGAGATGGCGATCTAGAAGTTAAGGCAGCCATAAAAACGCCTCTTCTAGGCCGCACAGCCAACCTCGACGGCGCCGTGGCCCTCGCACTCAAAGACCCCGAGGAACCCGACGCCAACGCCATGTTCGAAGCCGTCCGCCTCTATGATCGCCTCCGCGACGAGAAGCAACCTCAAGAAGTTTTTGAAGTTGCCACCATTTCTGGCACTGAGCTTGGCGATGTGAGCGCTGACCGCAAACTTGTAGCGGAACTTAACTATTTGCAGGAAGCCTTCAACGCTAACGAAGTCATCTTGGTCTCTGACGGTTACTCGGATGAAGCTGTTTTGCCGTTGGTGCAATCGCGTGTGCCTGTTTCTTCAGTTCGCCGTATTGTCATAAAGCATAGTGAATCTATTGAGGAAACTGCAGCGGTTTTCACTAAATACGTTAAGCTGCTTGTTGATAATCCCAAATATTCCCGTATTGCGTTGGGGTTGCCGGGTCTTTTGGTTTTGATATTTGGGGTTCTTTGGGCGATTAACTATTTCATTCAAGGAGCCATTTACTGGTATGGCATTGCCATCGTTATTGTGGTGGGTGGTTTTCTGTTGCTCAAAGGCTTTGGTGTTGACCGTGCAACTCGGAACTTTTATCATTGGGCTAGAGATTATGACCCGCCGGCGTTGCCTATCCAAATTTCCAATTACACTGTCATAGCGGGCATTCTCTGTATTGCTGTTAGTGTCTATTTGGGTATTGCGAGTGTAAGCGGGAACGTTGCGCCCTTCCCCGTGGATGCGAGTGGATGGCTAAGTATTACGCCTCGTATTGCGACTTTCTTCATTAAAGGTATCGAACTCTACTTAGTGGTCGGTATTTGTATTGTTCTTTTGGGTAGAAGTATTCGGTTATACATTGAACGTGACTCACGGGTTCTGCGTAACGTTGCATTAATTGTTATGGTTGCGTGGTCTTGGTTTATTCTTGATGCAACCGCAAGTCTAATCATCCATTACTACCAGGATTCTGGTGCTGTGGTTGGGTTAAGTGATACTTTCTTCTCGAGTTTCCTATTCACTATAATCGTGGGCATACTCATCGGCGTTGCGTCGGTGCTGTTGATTTACATCATCAACCGTTCTGCGAAGGATTTCTTTAGAAAAACGGATAATGCCGATCTGGGGGCTAAGAAGCCTGAGGAGCCCACTTCTCCTCCAAATATCTTGGCTTCTTCTGGTGGCGGGTAG
- a CDS encoding translation initiation factor IF-2 subunit beta, giving the protein MSFNYDDLLKRACAQMPEVSAKQERLELPRIMTQTVGMRTIINNFKDIADALDRDPQHILKFLTREMATAATFHDNRAIFQGKFQRDSFERLLQRYLEGYVTCPVCKRPDTRIVKEKRLSFLVCNACGAKSSIKQL; this is encoded by the coding sequence ATGTCATTTAACTATGATGATCTGCTAAAACGCGCGTGCGCGCAGATGCCTGAAGTTTCAGCTAAACAGGAACGTTTAGAACTCCCCCGCATAATGACCCAAACAGTCGGCATGCGCACCATAATCAACAACTTCAAAGACATCGCTGACGCCCTAGACCGCGACCCCCAGCACATCCTCAAATTCCTCACCCGCGAAATGGCCACCGCCGCAACCTTCCACGACAATCGAGCCATTTTCCAAGGCAAATTCCAACGTGACAGTTTTGAACGTCTACTTCAGCGTTATCTTGAAGGATACGTTACCTGCCCCGTTTGTAAACGCCCCGACACCCGAATTGTCAAAGAAAAACGCCTCTCCTTCTTGGTATGTAACGCTTGTGGAGCAAAATCATCCATCAAACAGTTATGA
- a CDS encoding DUF424 family protein: MDVYLNIKKVGENVLLAVCDCDLLGKTLREGKIVFRVKDEFYMGRKTTVDEAVGLIGNSTIVNLVGKHCVEKAIAKGYVHPEAVLKIEGVPHAQIVKL, from the coding sequence ATGGACGTTTACCTAAACATAAAAAAAGTTGGGGAAAACGTGCTGTTGGCAGTATGCGACTGCGACTTGTTAGGTAAAACCCTGCGTGAAGGTAAGATTGTCTTTCGTGTAAAAGATGAATTCTACATGGGACGAAAAACCACCGTTGACGAGGCGGTGGGGTTGATTGGGAACTCGACGATTGTGAATTTAGTGGGTAAACACTGCGTCGAAAAAGCCATAGCCAAAGGCTACGTGCATCCCGAAGCGGTGCTAAAAATCGAAGGCGTCCCTCACGCTCAAATTGTGAAACTCTAA
- a CDS encoding WbqC family protein, with protein sequence MIVFVHQPEYIPWLGFFDKLARCDTFVIYDDAQYQHGGFHNRNKIRTRTGWRWLTVPITHGHPQTIKDVKIAGTEWKNKQLSLIAQNYQRAPFYKEYYPLVRDAINSDHELLIGLNLHLIKAVAEALNIKVNMVRSSEFPYLGREKNEKLVSICKHMGADVYLSGSGGRNYVNEELFREAKITVQWHSYNHPTYKQSFEGFQPNMSILDLLFNMGAEAKETVLQGGELTTSSSPEVLPLPKPLIAE encoded by the coding sequence ATGATTGTTTTTGTCCATCAACCGGAATATATTCCTTGGCTGGGCTTCTTTGATAAGCTGGCTCGTTGTGACACATTTGTTATTTACGATGACGCACAGTACCAACATGGCGGCTTCCATAACCGTAACAAAATTCGAACCCGCACTGGCTGGCGATGGTTAACTGTACCAATTACTCATGGACACCCTCAAACCATCAAAGACGTAAAAATTGCCGGAACGGAATGGAAAAACAAGCAACTCAGCCTAATAGCCCAAAATTATCAGCGCGCCCCCTTTTACAAAGAATATTACCCCCTTGTTAGGGACGCCATAAACTCGGATCATGAACTTTTAATCGGATTAAACCTGCACCTCATAAAAGCAGTCGCTGAAGCCTTAAACATCAAAGTAAACATGGTGCGCTCCTCTGAGTTTCCCTATTTGGGACGCGAAAAGAATGAGAAGCTAGTTTCTATCTGCAAGCATATGGGCGCAGACGTTTACCTGTCTGGTTCAGGCGGTAGAAACTACGTCAACGAGGAACTGTTTCGGGAAGCCAAAATCACTGTCCAGTGGCATAGCTACAATCATCCTACATACAAGCAAAGCTTCGAAGGCTTCCAACCTAATATGTCCATTTTAGACTTGCTCTTCAATATGGGCGCAGAAGCCAAAGAAACCGTGCTTCAAGGCGGCGAATTAACCACTAGCAGCTCCCCCGAAGTGTTGCCCCTGCCTAAACCTCTGATTGCGGAATAG
- a CDS encoding aldo/keto reductase: MQYRCFGRLDWQASALGFGTMRLPILGDNQSAINEAEAIQLIRYAVDHGVNYIDSAYTYHDGNSEKVVGKALQGRYRRKARIATKMPVFSVETKSDLDVILQTQLRRLNTDFIDFYLFHSLTRELWQKVQDLNMIEWAQRQVERGRLGYLGFSFHDELDVFKKIVDAYDWTFCQIQYNYLDEHYQAGKEGLRYASDKGLAVVIMEPLAGGLLAVNPPEEIQKELQTAKTQRSPSDWGLQWVWNQPEVTLALSGMNSLQQVENNLQSADQSHPNSLSQQDLDMLQRVSKLFLNCGYIGCTKCHYCNHCPQEIDIPQILAFLNESATKRRSPQEQEEIKRRYAQTIPVEHRANMCLRCGQCEAICPQHLPIRRLLGEATVSLQ, translated from the coding sequence GTGCAGTATCGATGTTTTGGCAGACTTGACTGGCAAGCCTCCGCCTTGGGGTTTGGAACCATGCGTTTACCCATCCTCGGAGACAACCAATCAGCAATAAACGAGGCCGAAGCCATCCAACTCATACGCTACGCAGTTGACCACGGCGTAAATTACATAGACTCAGCCTACACTTACCATGACGGCAACAGCGAAAAAGTCGTCGGCAAAGCCCTCCAAGGCCGCTACCGCAGAAAAGCACGCATAGCCACAAAAATGCCAGTCTTCTCCGTGGAAACCAAAAGTGACCTCGACGTTATCCTACAAACCCAACTTAGGCGGTTAAACACAGACTTCATCGACTTCTACCTATTCCACTCTTTAACGCGTGAATTATGGCAAAAAGTCCAAGACCTCAACATGATTGAATGGGCTCAGCGGCAGGTTGAACGGGGCAGATTAGGCTATTTGGGTTTTAGCTTCCATGATGAATTAGATGTTTTCAAAAAAATCGTAGATGCGTATGATTGGACGTTTTGTCAAATACAGTACAACTACCTCGATGAGCATTATCAGGCGGGCAAAGAGGGGCTGCGGTACGCCTCAGATAAGGGATTAGCGGTAGTTATTATGGAGCCGCTAGCCGGCGGATTATTAGCAGTTAACCCACCTGAAGAAATCCAAAAAGAGCTGCAAACAGCCAAAACACAGCGGTCCCCATCTGATTGGGGGCTACAGTGGGTGTGGAATCAGCCAGAGGTAACATTGGCGCTAAGCGGCATGAACAGCCTCCAACAGGTGGAGAATAATCTGCAAAGCGCCGACCAGTCCCATCCTAACAGTTTAAGCCAACAAGACCTCGACATGCTGCAGCGAGTGTCCAAGCTTTTTTTGAACTGCGGCTACATCGGCTGCACCAAATGTCACTATTGTAATCACTGCCCCCAAGAAATCGACATACCCCAAATCTTGGCGTTTCTAAACGAATCCGCCACCAAACGCCGCAGCCCCCAAGAACAAGAGGAAATAAAACGACGCTACGCCCAGACCATACCAGTGGAGCATAGGGCTAATATGTGCCTTCGCTGTGGGCAGTGTGAAGCGATTTGTCCTCAACATCTGCCTATTCGTAGGCTTCTAGGGGAGGCAACTGTGAGTCTGCAATGA